The proteins below come from a single Malus sylvestris chromosome 3, drMalSylv7.2, whole genome shotgun sequence genomic window:
- the LOC126615144 gene encoding bZIP transcription factor 53-like — translation MSSVQRQSSSGSDGSATVDEKKRKRMLSNRESARRSRMKKQKQIDDLTTEITRLEMSNNQVRQTVDARERSYNEIESANNVLRAQAMELTDRLQSLNSVLHIFEEVSGFSVDIPEMHDPLLKPWQRPYPSQPIPASSSMFFI, via the coding sequence ATGTCTTCGGTTCAGCGCCAATCAAGCTCAGGATCCGACGGGTCCGCGACGGTGGacgagaagaagaggaagaggatgcTGTCCAACCGCGAATCCGCGAGGCGTTCGAGGAtgaagaagcagaagcagaTTGATGATTTGACGACTGAGATCACCCGTCTGGAGATGTCGAACAATCAGGTTCGGCAGACGGTCGATGCCAGGGAGCGGAGCTACAATGAGATAGAGTCTGCAAACAATGTGCTGAGAGCTCAAGCAATGGAGCTCACCGATCGACTGCAGTCCTTAAACTCGGTCCTCCATATATTCGAAGAGGTCAGCGGCTTTTCGGTCGACATCCCCGAGATGCATGATCCTCTGCTTAAGCCATGGCAGCGCCCCTACCCGTCGCAGCCCATCCCGGCCTCCTCCAGCATGTTCTTCATTTGA
- the LOC126615143 gene encoding calvin cycle protein CP12-1, chloroplastic-like, which yields MLVITSPLRNPKEREGEMATTTTLAGVSLSTPRAVLSKTTEAPRAFQSLNIPTWRSYSSVGRRMTLVRPVTAAPDKLSEKVAESIKSAEEKCSDDPASGECVAAWDEVEELSAAASHKRANEKSSDPLETFCKDNPETDECRTYD from the coding sequence ATGCTCGTTATCACCTCACCACTTCGAAACCCgaaagaaagagaaggagaaatgGCAACCACCACTACACTCGCCGGAGTGAGCCTCTCCACCCCAAGGGCAGTGTTGTCAAAAACAACAGAGGCACCGAGGGCATTTCAATCGCTCAACATCCCCACCTGGAGAAGCTACTCTTCCGTTGGCCGCCGCATGACCTTGGTAAGGCCAGTAACCGCAGCACCGGATAAACTGTCGGAAAAGGTAGCGGAAAGCATCAAGAGCGCCGAGGAGAAGTGCTCGGACGACCCGGCAAGCGGGGAGTGCGTGGCGGCGTGGGACGAGGTGGAGGAGCTGAGCGCTGCCGCCAGCCACAAACGTGCCAACGAGAAAAGTTCCGACCCCTTGGAGACATTCTGTAAGGACAACCCCGAAACCGACGAGTGCCGTACTTACGACTGA